One genomic window of Halolamina sediminis includes the following:
- a CDS encoding helix-turn-helix domain-containing protein, whose translation MSDSASSPAIPDLVETDSPDFRAILSCVFGVQDHESRTYLVLLDNPDSTVAELADELDRDRSNVNRSLTTLLEKGLVERRRRLLDPGGYVYEYTAVPLPEAKGMLHEALDEWVERVHDRIDEFGGD comes from the coding sequence ATGAGCGACAGCGCGAGCAGCCCGGCGATCCCCGACCTCGTCGAGACGGACTCCCCCGACTTCCGGGCGATCCTCTCCTGCGTGTTCGGCGTGCAGGACCACGAGAGCCGAACCTATCTCGTCCTGCTGGACAACCCCGACAGCACCGTCGCGGAGCTGGCCGACGAGCTCGACCGCGACCGCAGCAACGTCAACCGCTCGCTGACGACGCTGCTGGAGAAGGGGCTGGTCGAGCGCCGGCGCCGCCTGCTCGACCCCGGCGGCTACGTGTACGAGTACACCGCCGTCCCGCTGCCCGAAGCCAAGGGGATGCTCCACGAGGCGCTGGACGAGTGGGTCGAGCGTGTCCACGACCGCATCGACGAGTTCGGCGGGGACTGA
- a CDS encoding PQQ-binding-like beta-propeller repeat protein: MPSRRDLLATLGAGAVVGVAGCTGRRCSPVAPVGIDWPQPGGGAGNRAAVPDHSLPARVGERWRVSIAPEDPGLLAFAGGVVVDGRVVTAGRTRDGGFHGSVGLRDGDPGTWYVTNRTIAAPPVVVDGGTVLVHQTDTGSTLHLSDDGVEGWTQPLDGSGPPTPRAVDGTLLCGDAGGLLSIDAGPGERRWHREFGDEREGGAVTFSPVADDRRVYVTVTSSSDRGIYALNRRDGETEWLVEGPRASRAPVRVGSLLLVPTEYELLAFDATTGDREWSTPTPANRRTFRSPAGTESGLVVSDGTVLHRLDPGTGELGWSVDAETVGRPIVVGDSVVVSADGAVVAFELDDGSERWRLDRTSLVAPLANGVVVRREDELIACTACEN, encoded by the coding sequence ATGCCCTCCCGACGCGATCTGCTCGCGACGCTCGGTGCTGGTGCAGTCGTCGGCGTCGCCGGCTGTACCGGCCGTCGTTGCTCGCCAGTCGCCCCTGTCGGGATCGATTGGCCCCAGCCCGGCGGCGGCGCCGGAAACAGGGCCGCGGTCCCGGACCACTCGCTTCCGGCACGCGTCGGCGAGCGCTGGCGTGTCTCGATCGCCCCCGAGGACCCTGGCCTCCTCGCGTTCGCGGGTGGCGTCGTGGTCGACGGCCGGGTCGTCACCGCCGGCCGCACACGCGACGGCGGCTTCCACGGGTCTGTCGGTCTCCGCGACGGCGATCCCGGGACCTGGTACGTCACGAACCGGACGATCGCGGCCCCGCCCGTCGTGGTCGACGGCGGCACGGTACTCGTCCACCAGACCGACACGGGATCGACACTCCATCTCTCTGACGACGGCGTCGAGGGGTGGACCCAACCCCTCGACGGCTCGGGTCCACCCACCCCTCGGGCCGTCGACGGAACGCTTCTCTGTGGCGACGCCGGCGGGCTCCTGTCCATCGACGCCGGCCCCGGCGAGCGCCGCTGGCATCGGGAGTTCGGCGACGAACGCGAGGGTGGTGCGGTCACGTTCTCGCCGGTCGCCGACGACCGCCGGGTCTACGTCACCGTGACCAGTTCGAGCGACCGCGGGATCTACGCGCTGAACCGACGCGACGGCGAGACCGAGTGGCTGGTCGAGGGGCCGCGCGCGTCCCGTGCACCGGTACGCGTCGGCTCACTCCTGCTCGTTCCGACCGAGTACGAACTGCTGGCGTTCGACGCGACGACCGGGGATCGAGAGTGGTCCACGCCGACACCCGCGAACCGCCGCACCTTCCGCTCGCCCGCGGGAACTGAGTCCGGACTCGTCGTCTCCGACGGCACGGTGCTTCACCGTCTCGACCCCGGGACGGGCGAACTCGGCTGGTCGGTCGACGCCGAGACCGTCGGGCGGCCGATCGTCGTCGGCGACAGCGTGGTCGTTTCAGCCGACGGCGCCGTCGTGGCGTTCGAACTCGACGACGGGAGCGAGCGCTGGCGACTCGATCGAACCTCGCTGGTCGCACCGCTCGCGAACGGTGTGGTGGTGCGCCGCGAGGACGAGCTGATCGCGTGTACCGCCTGCGAGAACTAG
- a CDS encoding double zinc ribbon domain-containing protein — MSKITFRADDALVEQLDALDASKSEVMREALREFLDRHPDVGGEREVSGDAADSSQSTADDGRAATAPELTVNINLDGEASLDGADGANVDLATEAADDEEACKQCGAAVSADHSFCPNCGEERQRRAHCECGEEIRSDWTFCPGCGRRSPTSELFDRA; from the coding sequence GTGAGCAAGATCACCTTCCGCGCCGACGACGCGCTCGTCGAGCAGTTGGACGCGCTCGACGCGTCCAAAAGCGAGGTGATGCGCGAAGCGCTCCGGGAGTTCCTCGACCGCCACCCCGACGTGGGCGGCGAGCGGGAGGTGAGTGGAGACGCAGCCGACAGTAGCCAGTCGACGGCCGACGACGGACGAGCGGCGACCGCACCCGAACTCACCGTCAACATCAACCTCGACGGGGAGGCGAGCCTCGACGGCGCCGACGGGGCGAACGTCGACCTCGCGACAGAGGCAGCCGACGACGAGGAGGCGTGTAAACAGTGCGGAGCGGCCGTGAGCGCCGACCACTCGTTCTGCCCCAACTGCGGCGAGGAACGACAGCGGCGGGCACACTGCGAGTGCGGCGAGGAGATCCGCTCGGACTGGACGTTCTGCCCGGGCTGTGGCCGTCGCAGCCCGACCTCCGAGCTGTTCGACCGCGCGTAG
- a CDS encoding DUF5828 family protein, translating into MEESIAGFKQRGSWGDIVEHGERISRALRDVGVDSEAFEEWDEWRPKAHETLGEDVEEKTAEQASIKEGPGEREGKGPEDDIKSAGEKLTESYEKVEEGDNGGAIERWQDSIDYATRAADSAGRKAIRTVEDTVYRKVMTQLAPYYFDNELISANVQRSSRGDETKFVFEVNVNDDELKDEVSDRLAQYDDEVDRWHVDTEKQVETAEAAEGAEFSSPDNEGSSKSTRN; encoded by the coding sequence ATGGAGGAGAGCATCGCCGGCTTCAAACAGCGCGGCTCGTGGGGTGACATCGTCGAGCACGGCGAGCGGATCAGCCGTGCGCTCCGGGACGTCGGCGTCGACAGCGAGGCGTTCGAGGAGTGGGACGAGTGGCGCCCGAAAGCCCACGAAACCCTCGGCGAGGACGTCGAAGAGAAAACCGCCGAACAGGCGAGCATCAAGGAAGGACCCGGCGAGCGCGAAGGGAAAGGCCCCGAGGACGACATCAAGTCCGCGGGCGAGAAGCTGACGGAGTCCTACGAGAAAGTCGAGGAGGGCGACAACGGCGGCGCGATCGAGCGCTGGCAGGACTCCATCGACTACGCCACTCGGGCGGCGGACTCGGCGGGCCGGAAGGCGATCCGGACCGTCGAGGACACCGTCTACCGGAAGGTGATGACCCAGCTCGCGCCGTACTACTTCGACAACGAACTGATCAGCGCGAACGTCCAGCGCAGCTCCCGGGGCGACGAGACCAAGTTCGTGTTCGAGGTGAACGTCAACGACGACGAGCTCAAAGACGAGGTCAGCGACCGGCTCGCACAGTACGACGACGAGGTCGACCGCTGGCACGTCGACACCGAGAAGCAGGTCGAGACCGCCGAGGCCGCCGAAGGTGCGGAGTTCTCCTCGCCCGACAACGAGGGGAGTTCGAAGTCGACGCGGAACTAA
- the ftsZ gene encoding cell division protein FtsZ: protein MQDIVQDALDNAEAEQRSMQDVETDDDEFGDPRIVIVGAGGAGNNTINRLYNIGVEGAETIAINTDKQHLKMIEADTKILVGKSLTQGLGAGGDPEMGERATEMAQGTIKEVLGDADLVFVTAGMGGGTGTGAAPVVSNIAKEQGAIVVGMVSTPFNVERARTVKAEEGLERLRDEADSIIVLDNNRLLDYVPNLPIGKAFSVMDQIIAETVKGISETITQPSLINLDYADMSTIMNQGGVAVMLVGETQDSNKTDEVVNDAMNHPLLDVDYRGATGGLVHITGGPDLTLKEAEGIADSITERLEASANVIWGARIQEEYKGKVRVMAIMTGVQSAQVLGSGTQQQANESRRALNEDDLENVDFDAKSNAQEATQRGGAARDGGGRDHDDSNSNVDVIR, encoded by the coding sequence ATGCAGGACATCGTTCAGGACGCACTCGACAACGCGGAGGCCGAGCAGCGATCGATGCAGGACGTCGAGACCGACGACGACGAGTTCGGGGATCCCCGGATCGTCATCGTCGGTGCCGGCGGGGCGGGGAACAACACGATCAACCGCCTCTACAACATCGGCGTCGAGGGCGCCGAGACCATCGCGATCAACACGGACAAGCAGCACCTGAAGATGATCGAAGCCGACACGAAGATCCTCGTCGGCAAGTCCCTCACCCAAGGGCTCGGTGCGGGTGGCGACCCCGAGATGGGCGAGCGCGCTACCGAGATGGCCCAGGGGACGATCAAGGAGGTGCTCGGCGACGCGGACCTCGTGTTCGTCACCGCCGGGATGGGCGGTGGCACCGGCACCGGTGCCGCGCCCGTCGTCTCGAACATCGCCAAGGAGCAGGGTGCGATCGTCGTCGGGATGGTCTCGACGCCGTTCAACGTCGAGCGCGCCCGTACCGTGAAGGCCGAGGAAGGGCTGGAGCGGCTCCGTGACGAGGCGGACTCGATCATCGTGCTCGACAACAACCGGCTGCTGGACTACGTCCCGAACCTGCCGATCGGGAAAGCGTTCTCCGTGATGGACCAGATCATCGCGGAGACGGTCAAGGGCATCTCGGAGACCATCACCCAGCCGTCCCTGATCAATCTGGACTACGCGGACATGTCCACGATCATGAATCAGGGCGGCGTCGCGGTGATGCTGGTCGGCGAGACCCAAGACTCCAACAAGACCGACGAGGTGGTCAACGACGCGATGAACCACCCCCTGCTGGACGTGGATTACCGCGGCGCCACCGGTGGGCTGGTCCACATCACCGGCGGTCCCGACCTCACCCTCAAAGAGGCCGAAGGGATCGCCGACAGCATCACCGAGCGGCTGGAGGCCAGCGCCAACGTCATCTGGGGCGCCCGGATCCAGGAGGAGTACAAGGGGAAAGTGCGAGTCATGGCCATCATGACTGGTGTCCAGTCGGCGCAGGTGCTCGGGTCGGGCACGCAGCAGCAGGCCAACGAGTCCCGACGGGCGCTCAACGAGGACGATCTCGAGAACGTCGACTTCGACGCCAAGAGTAACGCACAGGAGGCAACCCAGCGCGGCGGCGCGGCCCGCGACGGCGGCGGCCGCGACCACGACGACAGCAACAGCAACGTCGACGTCATCCGCTGA
- a CDS encoding DUF7095 family protein produces MERTAALDRIERLLDTVESDTMPVPVREVWLYGDAALGLDPVDRLDVYLTKDILLESDDEAADRFEREYGVKGVGSTVRAEWAEQFPDSLRASENGYAAPEKCLAAHLTDPDEPIHLEVCNAPFGDNVTQRLQGALDREAYEQVLDPRGACLWIDGERETETIEKLRAGELAFPTLPEALEMLGAEEADARAAAEAVQRRRAEQDGATVRGDVV; encoded by the coding sequence ATGGAGCGTACCGCCGCGCTCGACCGTATCGAGCGCCTGCTCGACACGGTCGAGTCCGACACGATGCCCGTCCCGGTCCGGGAGGTCTGGCTCTACGGTGACGCCGCGCTCGGGCTCGACCCCGTCGACCGCCTCGACGTCTACCTCACGAAGGACATCCTGCTGGAGAGTGACGACGAGGCCGCCGACCGCTTCGAGCGGGAGTACGGCGTGAAAGGCGTCGGCAGCACCGTCCGCGCCGAGTGGGCCGAGCAGTTCCCGGACTCCCTGCGCGCCAGCGAGAACGGCTACGCCGCACCCGAGAAGTGTCTGGCTGCTCACCTCACCGACCCCGACGAACCGATCCACCTCGAAGTGTGTAACGCCCCGTTCGGCGACAACGTCACCCAACGGCTGCAGGGTGCGCTGGATCGGGAGGCCTACGAACAGGTGCTCGACCCCCGTGGTGCCTGCCTCTGGATCGACGGCGAACGCGAGACCGAGACGATCGAGAAGCTCCGGGCGGGCGAGCTCGCCTTCCCGACGCTGCCGGAGGCGCTGGAGATGCTCGGCGCCGAAGAGGCGGACGCGCGCGCCGCCGCCGAGGCGGTCCAGCGGCGCCGTGCGGAACAGGACGGGGCGACCGTCCGCGGCGACGTGGTGTAG
- a CDS encoding ribbon-helix-helix domain-containing protein, which translates to MERVTLRIPRQQVEEVEQMVETGEFPNRSEAIRSAVREMINENDTADGGRDRSWAKV; encoded by the coding sequence ATGGAGCGTGTCACACTGCGAATTCCACGACAGCAGGTCGAAGAGGTCGAACAGATGGTCGAGACTGGGGAGTTCCCCAACCGTAGCGAAGCGATTCGCTCGGCCGTCCGTGAGATGATCAACGAGAACGACACGGCCGACGGCGGCCGTGATCGCAGCTGGGCCAAGGTGTAA
- a CDS encoding 50S ribosomal protein L31e has protein sequence MSASDFEERVVTVPLRDAKSAPKQERADAAMSIITEHLATQFSVEEEEVRLDPAVNETVWERGRSKPPSSIRVRAARFDEDGETVVEAEPAE, from the coding sequence ATGAGCGCAAGCGACTTCGAGGAGCGGGTCGTCACCGTCCCGCTCCGCGACGCCAAGAGCGCGCCCAAGCAGGAACGGGCCGACGCCGCGATGTCGATCATCACCGAGCACCTCGCGACCCAGTTCTCCGTCGAGGAGGAGGAGGTCCGTCTGGACCCGGCCGTCAACGAGACCGTCTGGGAGCGCGGACGAAGCAAGCCCCCGAGTTCGATCCGCGTGCGAGCCGCACGGTTCGACGAGGACGGCGAGACGGTCGTCGAAGCCGAGCCGGCGGAGTAA
- a CDS encoding 50S ribosomal protein L39e — protein sequence MGKKSKAQKKRLGKKERQNSRVPAWVMMKTDMEVTRNPKRRNWRRSNIDE from the coding sequence ATGGGGAAGAAATCGAAAGCGCAGAAGAAGCGACTCGGTAAGAAGGAGCGACAGAACTCCCGCGTGCCGGCGTGGGTGATGATGAAGACCGACATGGAAGTCACCCGCAACCCGAAGCGGCGTAACTGGCGGCGATCTAACATCGACGAGTAA
- a CDS encoding translation initiation factor IF-6 yields MFRAAFAGSSYVGVFARATEDCLLIRPDAEEDVIEGMTDELGVDALPTTVAGSNTVGALAVGNENGLLVSGRVTERERERIETAIDTPVYGLPGKINAAGNVVLANDSGAYVHPDLTDEQVGVVEEALAVPVERGSLGGVDTVGTAAVATNEGVLCQPDAREAELETVEALLDVYADVGTINYGAPLVGSGLVATDDGYVVGQDTTGPELGRIEDTLGYLD; encoded by the coding sequence GTGTTCCGCGCGGCTTTCGCCGGCTCCTCGTACGTCGGGGTGTTCGCGCGAGCGACCGAGGACTGTCTGCTGATCCGTCCCGACGCCGAGGAGGACGTGATCGAGGGGATGACCGACGAGCTCGGCGTCGACGCCCTGCCGACCACCGTCGCCGGCTCCAACACCGTCGGCGCACTCGCGGTCGGCAACGAGAACGGCCTGCTCGTCTCGGGCCGGGTCACCGAACGCGAGCGCGAGCGCATCGAGACGGCGATCGACACGCCCGTCTACGGGCTGCCGGGGAAGATCAACGCCGCCGGCAACGTCGTGCTCGCCAACGATAGCGGCGCGTACGTCCACCCCGACCTGACCGACGAGCAGGTCGGCGTCGTCGAGGAGGCGCTCGCGGTGCCCGTCGAGCGCGGCTCGCTGGGCGGCGTCGACACCGTCGGGACCGCCGCAGTCGCGACGAACGAGGGCGTGCTCTGTCAGCCCGACGCCCGCGAGGCCGAGTTGGAGACCGTCGAGGCACTCCTCGACGTGTACGCCGACGTGGGGACCATCAACTACGGCGCGCCCCTCGTCGGCTCGGGGCTGGTCGCGACCGACGACGGCTACGTCGTCGGCCAGGACACCACCGGGCCGGAGCTGGGCCGCATCGAGGACACGCTGGGCTACCTCGACTGA
- the ftsY gene encoding signal recognition particle-docking protein FtsY produces MFDGLKDKLGSFRDDVEEEVEEKEAEAEAEADAAEAEADDDEPSTPAAAPDRESSDEEDDDGGPGRLRQAAALATGRVIIEEEDLEEPLWSLEMALLESDVEMSVAEEILDAVREQLIGESRKQVDTTAELVEDALHDALVDVISVGQFDFEQRIAEADKPVTIVFTGVNGVGKTTSIAKMSEWLGQRGYSSVLANGDTYRAGANEQIEKHAENVGRKVISHEQGGDPAAVIYDGVEYAEANDVDVVLGDTAGRLHTSNDLMTQLEKIHRVVDPEMTLFVDEAVAGQDAVERAKEFDDAAEIDGTVLTKADADSSGGAAISIAHVTGKPVLFLGTGQGYDDIRAFDPEALVDELLADEE; encoded by the coding sequence ATGTTCGACGGACTGAAGGATAAGCTCGGCTCGTTCCGCGACGACGTCGAGGAGGAGGTCGAGGAGAAGGAGGCCGAAGCCGAGGCTGAAGCCGACGCGGCCGAGGCGGAGGCCGACGACGACGAACCCTCGACCCCCGCCGCGGCGCCGGATCGCGAGTCGAGTGACGAGGAGGATGACGACGGCGGCCCGGGCCGGCTGCGGCAGGCTGCCGCCCTCGCGACCGGGCGGGTCATCATCGAGGAAGAGGACTTAGAGGAGCCGCTCTGGTCGCTGGAGATGGCGCTGCTAGAGAGCGACGTGGAGATGAGCGTCGCCGAGGAGATCCTCGACGCGGTGCGCGAGCAGCTGATCGGCGAGAGCCGCAAGCAGGTCGACACCACCGCAGAACTGGTCGAGGACGCGCTGCACGACGCGCTGGTCGACGTGATCTCCGTCGGGCAGTTCGACTTCGAGCAGCGAATCGCCGAGGCCGACAAGCCAGTGACGATCGTGTTCACCGGCGTCAACGGCGTCGGCAAGACCACCTCGATCGCCAAGATGAGCGAGTGGCTGGGCCAGCGGGGCTACAGCTCCGTGCTCGCGAACGGCGACACCTACCGCGCCGGCGCGAACGAGCAGATCGAGAAGCACGCCGAGAACGTCGGCCGAAAAGTGATCTCTCACGAGCAGGGCGGTGACCCTGCCGCGGTCATCTACGACGGCGTCGAGTACGCCGAGGCCAACGACGTGGACGTGGTGCTGGGCGACACCGCCGGCCGCCTGCACACCTCCAACGACCTGATGACCCAGTTGGAGAAGATCCACCGCGTGGTCGACCCCGAGATGACGCTGTTCGTCGACGAGGCCGTCGCCGGACAGGACGCGGTCGAGCGCGCCAAGGAGTTCGACGACGCCGCCGAGATCGACGGCACGGTGCTGACGAAGGCCGACGCCGACTCCTCCGGCGGCGCCGCGATCTCGATCGCCCACGTGACGGGCAAGCCCGTGCTGTTCCTCGGCACCGGGCAGGGGTACGACGACATCCGGGCGTTCGACCCCGAGGCGCTGGTCGACGAGCTGCTCGCCGACGAGGAGTAG
- the pfdA gene encoding prefoldin subunit alpha, with translation MGGGQQQLQQLSQELEELDAEIEEKEAEIEEFQDEKAGVDDAIEAIETLDSSSTVQVPLGGGAYVRAEVQDIDEIIVDLGGGYAAEQEQGDAIDALESKKDSLDDRISEVREEITELEEESAELEQRAQQMQQQMQQQQMQQMQQQGEDGGQ, from the coding sequence ATGGGTGGTGGCCAGCAGCAGCTGCAGCAGCTCTCCCAGGAGCTCGAGGAGCTCGACGCCGAGATCGAGGAGAAGGAAGCCGAGATCGAGGAGTTCCAGGACGAGAAGGCGGGCGTCGACGACGCCATCGAGGCAATCGAGACGCTCGACAGCAGCTCGACGGTGCAGGTCCCCCTCGGCGGCGGCGCGTACGTCCGTGCGGAGGTTCAGGACATCGACGAGATCATCGTCGACCTCGGCGGCGGCTACGCGGCCGAGCAGGAGCAGGGCGACGCGATCGACGCCCTCGAGTCGAAGAAGGACTCCCTCGACGACCGCATCAGCGAGGTGCGCGAGGAGATCACCGAGCTCGAAGAGGAGAGCGCCGAGCTCGAACAGCGCGCCCAGCAGATGCAGCAGCAGATGCAGCAACAGCAGATGCAGCAGATGCAGCAGCAGGGCGAAGACGGCGGTCAGTAA
- a CDS encoding translation initiation factor IF-2 subunit beta, translating to MEYEEQLDRALENVPELGGSDERLSVPDPTVQKDGAFTRFTNLKEIADALSREPEHLHREIQSELGTAGQFEDGRSRYNGSFSQRDLQGAIDSYIEEFVRCSECGLPDTRLVNEDGTMMLRCEACGAFRPVTKQSTSSSQETSTDIEEGETYEVEITDTGRKGDGVAKRGEYTMFVSGAEEGETVRARVNNVSGNLVFARKVN from the coding sequence ATGGAGTACGAGGAGCAACTCGATCGGGCGCTGGAGAACGTGCCCGAACTGGGCGGGAGCGACGAGCGACTCAGCGTCCCCGACCCGACGGTACAGAAAGACGGGGCGTTCACCCGCTTCACCAACCTCAAGGAGATCGCCGACGCGCTCTCGCGGGAGCCCGAACACCTCCACCGCGAGATCCAGAGCGAGCTCGGCACCGCCGGCCAGTTCGAGGACGGCCGCTCGCGCTACAACGGGAGCTTCTCCCAGCGGGACCTCCAGGGCGCCATCGACAGCTACATCGAGGAGTTCGTCCGCTGTTCGGAGTGTGGCCTCCCGGACACCCGGCTGGTCAACGAGGACGGGACGATGATGCTACGGTGTGAGGCGTGTGGGGCGTTCCGCCCGGTCACCAAGCAGTCCACGAGCAGCAGTCAGGAGACCTCCACCGACATCGAGGAGGGCGAGACGTACGAGGTCGAGATCACCGACACCGGCCGCAAGGGCGACGGCGTCGCCAAGCGCGGCGAGTACACCATGTTCGTCTCCGGTGCCGAGGAGGGCGAGACGGTGCGCGCCCGGGTCAACAACGTCTCGGGCAACCTCGTGTTTGCCCGCAAAGTGAACTAG
- the rpl18a gene encoding 50S ribosomal protein L18Ae has protein sequence MSQFTVSGTFEARDGRQAFERSIDAENESVAEEHVLSQFGAEHNLQRTQIEIEEVTAA, from the coding sequence ATGAGTCAGTTTACTGTGAGCGGTACGTTCGAGGCCCGGGACGGGCGGCAGGCCTTCGAGCGGAGCATCGACGCGGAGAACGAGTCGGTCGCCGAGGAGCACGTACTCTCCCAGTTCGGCGCGGAGCACAACCTCCAGCGGACGCAGATCGAGATCGAGGAGGTGACCGCCGCATGA
- a CDS encoding DUF7261 family protein has translation MRRGTRVRGSDRGQTVLVAAAMLALALIPLGFAYLQLGYHEDVAASTAPETPGSETVRLLERAVYDAGGETVGHPWEGRAGAVAQVNASLAPRERDIEAAQVKRGVAVRIERNESAADAWATEHCPSDSGRLFGDCEAIGGMVVQERAGETHLLAVAYDISVVDGRGETALTVVVRADG, from the coding sequence GTGAGACGAGGAACGCGGGTTCGGGGGAGCGACCGCGGGCAGACGGTGCTCGTCGCGGCGGCGATGCTGGCGCTGGCGCTGATCCCGCTGGGGTTTGCGTACCTCCAACTGGGGTATCACGAGGACGTGGCGGCGTCGACGGCGCCCGAAACGCCCGGAAGCGAGACGGTCCGCCTGCTCGAACGCGCGGTGTACGACGCCGGCGGCGAAACGGTCGGCCACCCGTGGGAGGGTCGGGCCGGCGCGGTCGCACAGGTGAACGCGTCGCTCGCGCCACGGGAGCGGGATATCGAGGCCGCGCAGGTGAAACGGGGGGTCGCGGTTCGGATCGAGCGCAACGAAAGCGCCGCGGACGCGTGGGCAACGGAGCACTGCCCGAGCGACTCGGGACGGCTGTTCGGCGACTGTGAGGCGATCGGCGGGATGGTGGTGCAGGAGCGAGCGGGCGAGACGCACCTGTTGGCGGTCGCGTACGACATCAGTGTCGTCGACGGCCGCGGGGAGACGGCGCTGACGGTCGTCGTTCGGGCCGACGGCTGA
- the thrC gene encoding threonine synthase, with the protein MTDALSLDAPAPTRPDGVDADCWLSCIDCGATYPPFAAVRYSCDDCGGLLEVHYADLPDWNDFSGRGVWRYADALPFETGRTGPVDPENPAGDGGRQSAADPCGVSLPEGDTPLYEVPGIEADLGLDRLRVKHEGMNPTGSFKDRGMTVGVGAAAAVGVDRLACASTGNTSAALAAYGARADLETLVLLPAGKVAAGKVAQAAIHDARILEVDGNFDDCLDIVQELANRGEAYLLNSLNPFRLEGQKTIGLEILERFRDEEGGFPDRIVLPVGNAGNTAALYKCFRELIQAGALERADVPKLTGVQAAGAAPFVEAIENGTEGVERWDHVETRATAIRIGEPVNAPKALPGVRETGGTAVAVDDERITEAQRELAREGIGVEPASAASVAGLRKLRERGEIDADERVVCLTTGHLLKDPEAATAASDDPEPVDNDVDAVLDLVGE; encoded by the coding sequence ATGACCGACGCGCTCTCGCTCGACGCCCCGGCGCCGACCCGGCCCGACGGCGTCGACGCCGACTGCTGGCTTTCCTGTATCGACTGTGGCGCCACCTACCCGCCGTTCGCGGCGGTTCGGTACTCGTGTGACGACTGCGGCGGCCTGCTCGAAGTCCACTACGCCGACCTGCCCGACTGGAACGACTTCTCGGGCCGGGGTGTCTGGCGCTACGCCGACGCGCTCCCCTTCGAGACGGGCCGCACTGGCCCCGTCGACCCCGAGAACCCCGCAGGCGACGGCGGTCGACAGAGCGCCGCCGACCCCTGTGGCGTCAGTCTCCCCGAGGGCGACACCCCCCTTTACGAGGTGCCCGGGATCGAGGCCGACCTCGGACTCGACCGCCTCCGCGTCAAGCACGAGGGGATGAACCCGACGGGGAGCTTCAAGGACCGCGGCATGACCGTCGGCGTCGGCGCCGCCGCGGCGGTCGGCGTCGACCGACTGGCCTGCGCCTCGACGGGCAACACCTCCGCCGCCCTTGCGGCCTACGGCGCCCGCGCGGATCTCGAGACGCTCGTCCTCCTCCCCGCGGGAAAGGTCGCCGCCGGCAAGGTCGCACAGGCCGCGATCCACGACGCGCGCATTCTCGAAGTCGACGGCAACTTCGACGACTGTCTCGACATCGTCCAGGAGTTAGCGAACCGCGGGGAGGCGTACCTCCTGAACTCGCTGAACCCCTTCCGGTTGGAGGGACAGAAGACCATCGGCCTCGAAATCCTCGAACGCTTCCGCGACGAGGAGGGCGGCTTCCCCGACCGGATCGTGCTCCCGGTCGGCAACGCGGGCAACACTGCGGCGCTGTACAAGTGTTTCCGCGAACTCATCCAGGCCGGCGCGCTTGAACGCGCGGACGTGCCCAAGCTCACGGGCGTCCAAGCGGCGGGCGCCGCCCCGTTCGTCGAGGCGATCGAGAACGGCACCGAGGGTGTCGAACGCTGGGACCACGTCGAGACCCGGGCGACCGCGATCCGGATCGGCGAGCCCGTGAACGCGCCCAAAGCGCTGCCCGGCGTCCGGGAGACGGGGGGGACCGCCGTCGCCGTCGACGACGAGCGGATCACCGAGGCCCAGCGCGAGCTCGCACGCGAGGGGATCGGCGTCGAGCCCGCCTCCGCGGCCTCGGTCGCCGGGCTCCGAAAGCTCCGCGAGCGCGGCGAGATCGACGCCGACGAGCGCGTGGTCTGTCTGACGACCGGCCACCTGCTGAAGGACCCCGAGGCCGCGACCGCCGCCAGCGACGACCCGGAGCCGGTCGACAACGACGTGGACGCGGTGCTCGATCTCGTCGGCGAGTAG